AAACAAAAAGAGTTGAGAAGATAATTCCGACACTTGAAGATGTATTTATTCATCTCATAGAAAAGGACAGCAAAAGATATGTTCAATAGAATTTATGCCATAGCAAAAAAAGAATCGCGGCAATTGCGGCGGGATACAAGAATGCTCTTTATTGTATTCTTCTTCCCTGTTGTTCTGCTAGCAATATTCGGATATGCAATAAATTTTGATGTTAAGCATATTCAAATAGCGGTTTATGACCAGGACAGATCAGATTATTCAAGGGATTTCATCAGCGGATTAATCAGTTCAGAATACTTTGATTTGATTGTTAATATAGAGAGTGATGATAAAATAAAAGAGCTACTAAATAAGAAGATTGTACAAGCCGTAGTAGTAATTCCGGCAGATTTATCAGAGAAAATCCTTACCAAGAGAGAAGCCAAAATTCAATTTTTAGTAGACGGTGTAGACGGTAATTCGGCGAATGTAATTCAAAATTATGTAAACGCCGCGACTTATAGTTATTCACTTGAATTGACAAAGGAGTATTTGGCAGTAACAGGTAAAAGGATGTATGTACCGATAGATCTGCAGCCAAGGTTTTGGTTCAATCCAGATTTACAATCGACCCGATTCCTAATACCGGGATTAATGGGAATGATTTTGATAATAACCGCGGTAATATCGATTTCACTTTCAATAGTACGGGAAAAAGAGAGAGGGACAATTGAGCAGATAAATGTCTCTCCCCTATCATCGCTTGAGTTCATAGTTGGAAAAACAATACCATATGTAGCAATATCATTAATAAATGCATCAATAGTTTTATCAGCAGGCTATATTCTTTTTGGAATTGCTATAAAGGGGAGCATATTATTATTACTATTAGGAACGTTTACATTTTTATTTGCAGCACTAAGTTTAGGAATATTCATTTCGACGATTGCAGATTCACAGCAAGTCGCATTTCAAGCAGCAAACGTTACATCACTATTACCATCGTTAATATTATCCGGCTTTATATTCCCGATTGAGAGTATGCCCGCAGCAATTCAATTACTGACAAATATAACACCGGCAAAATTTTATATAGTGATTTTACGAGCAATTCTCCTCCGCGGGGCAGGTATAAGTGCATTCTGGGATCAATTGATTTATCTCGGAATTTTCGGGACAGTATTTATTGTTTTAGCGACACTAGCAGATAAAAAATCAAAAAATAAGTGAGCAACATGAAGACGATTATTCAATTTATAATAAAAGAACTGCTTCAGGTAAAGCGGGATAAGAAAATGCTAGTAGTAATATTTATGGCTCCGATACTTCAGCTGATCTTTTTAGGATATGCAGCCAACATGGATGTTAACGTTGTACACACTACTATATATGATCTAGACAGGACCGCCACAAGCCGTGATTTTATCCAGCGATTTGAACAGTCCGGTTATTTTATGATTGATCATTATGTTGAAAGTTATGACGAAGTTACTGAGCTGCTAGAAAATGGTAAGACATTAGTAGTGATTGTAATTCCAAAGGACTTTGAGAAGAAAATAAGCAGACGAGAGACAGCTCCACTTCAGACAATCTTCGAGGGATCGGACGGGAACAAGGCATCGATAGCGTTAGGATACATTCAAGGAATTGCAACAAAATACTCGCAACACATCGCTTCTGAAGCAAAAGATAAATACGGTATGAAGGTTTCATTAAACGGTTCGATTTCTCCCGAAGTACGCGTATGGTACAATCCTGAAATGAAGACACGAAATTATATGGTACCCGGGATACTTGGATTGATATTGATGATATCAACAATATCATTAATGTCGATGGCGATAGTTCGCGAAAGAGAAATTGGTACATTGGAACAATTAATAGTAACACCCCTCAAACCCTCACAACTCCTACTTGGAAAACTGATTCCCTTCACATTGATTGGTTTTGTTGTGCTCATAATTGTAATGGTAATAATGACACAATGGTTTGGGATAGTAGTGCGAGGAAGTAAGATTTATTTATTATTTACGGCACTACTGTTTGTTTTGTCTAATCTAGGGATCGGATTATTTATTTCGACAGTATCGAAGACACAACAGCAAGCAATGATGGCATCGGTATTCGCCCTCATGATGCCAATGATTTACCTTTCGGGATTTGCCTTCCCTATTGAAAACATGCCCTCTGTTGTTCAATATATTACCTACTTAATCCCGCTAAGGTATTTCATAACTATTCTGCGCGGAATAGTTTTGAAGGGAATTGGTTTTTCGTCATTGTGGTTAGAGACGGTAATTCTATTTGGCATGGGTATAGTATTATTAATATTCAGCTCATTAAGATTCAGTAAAAGAATTGAGTAGAAAGGAAGAAAAAGGATGATGAAGGAGATAAAATTCGATAAAAATCAAGCAGCAAAATATGAGGGTTATGCAGAAAAAGCTGTATTCGGCTATAATCAATTATACCAGATGACATTAGGGTTATTAATGGATGAGAGAAGTATTAATGCAAAAGTTTTAGTAGTTGGAAGCGGCACTGGCAAGGAGATAATAACTTTTGGGAATTATATGCCTTTTATAGAAATGACAGGCATTGATCCTTCAGAAGAAATGATAAAAATATCCCGAAAAAAGATTGAAGAAAAAGGATTAGTAAATAAAATAAACTTATATAAGGGCACAGTTGAGGATTTGCCTCCTGACGAAAGATACAATATAGCGACTGTGATTTTTGTATTAAGGTTTGTAGAGGGTGAAGGCGAGAAAATGGAGCTTTTGAAAAGAATAAACGAGCGATTAAAACCAGGCGGAAGGATTGTAATAATAGATCAATTTGAGCAATCACAAAGTCAGCAGTTTAACCTATTACGAAATGGCTGGAATAATTTTCTATTAATGAACGGAGTTTCCGTAAATGCAGCAGGAATGATAATTGAAAAAGCATTGGCAAAAAGAAGTTTAATAACAGAGAATAAGTTTAAAAAACTATTAGCAGAGACGGGATATCACAACATTGTGAGATTCTACTCTGCATTTCTGCATACAGGTTTTATAGCAGAAAAAATATAAAGTAGATGTGAAAAAGATTCATAAACATAGAATTAGAAAAAGTTTAGTAAATGAAAGATAATACGAAGGACATTTTATGATAAAGAAAGAAAAAGCGCTGATAGTTGCAATATTAATAGTAATGCAATTAGCAGGATTAATAAGAATTGAGGCACAGACCTGGAGTATAGAAACACTGCCGGCTGGATTATCGAAATATACTCTGGAAGAGATAGAAGACACATTGCAAGGGATAAAACAAAATGAAAAGAATTACTGGCTACCAGGAGCAGAGGTTGTGGGACTAAATCTGGGGATATGGGCATTCAACCGATATATTACGACAGAAGGCTGGTCAGCAATCAGCTGGGAATCAATAAAAAATAATTTTAAAAATGGATTTGAATGGGATGCAGACGGCTACTTAATGAATCAATTCTGGCATCCATATCATGGAGCGAACTATTACAGTATTGCAAGGGCGAACGGATTAGAATTCTGGGAATCTGCACCATATGCATTTGGGGGCAGCCTGATGTGGGAATATTTTATGGAGATTGAGCCCCCATCATATAATGACATTGTAAATACGCCTGTAACAGGAATTTTACTTGGAGAAATATCTTTCAGAGTTTCAGAATTAATAGTAGATGAGAGCACAACTGGATTCGAGCGATTTATTAGGGAATTTTCTGCAACATTGATCAATCCGATGAATGGAATACACAGATTACTGCGAGGTGATATGTGGAAGGATGGGTTAGGAAGCGAGAAATCACAATATAATTTAACAATATCAAGCGGGATACATAATGTATTTTTAAGTAAAAATATAAATAACAGTAAAACATACATGACTATTAGAGGCGATTTAGAATATGGGAATCAATTAGATATTCGGAATCATAAAAAACCCTTTGACTATTTCAAGGTACACTCGGAGGTAAATTTTATAAAGGGAGATAATATAGTTGGAATATTTGCAAGCGGAGTTCTGACAGATAATAAACTCGATTTATTCGATGGCACCAGAAACATAATCGGTATATATAAAGAAGTAGATATTCATATAAATACAGTTTATAAATTGTCAGCAACAAGTGTAACAGGACAAATAATAAATACAGTACCTCTAACGGGTGGGATTATGATGCAAAATTATTTAGGGATATCGGCAATATTAATGGGCGGAACAAATTCACAATATGCCAAAGAATATGGGAAAGATTACAATTTAGGGCCCGGTGCAAGCGGGAAAATAGGGATCAAGATATCGTTTAAAGATAATGCTGACATATATGCAAACTATAAAAGGTACTGGATACACACATTGAGCGGAGCGGACAGCGAAGAATTCGTTGGTTTACTAAATGCAGGAACAAGCTACAGAATATTTTCAAAGACATCGTTAGGATTAGATTTTTTGCTTTACGAAAGGTATGGAGAATACGACAATTTCCCGGATACCAGGGATTCGAATTCAGCAATCAGGTTTTATATAAAGCAATCAATATGAGTACAAAATGGGAGGAAGGAATAATCAAATGAGAACAGCAGCCGACAGAATTGCCGCAACAATTGCAATAATATTCAGCGTACTATCATTTATAGAAGGCATGCAAGTTGCATTGAAGATATCAATTCCAGACTACATTGTTTTTACGCCTTTATTGGTTTACAATATATTAATGAGTGTAGTCGGGGTCCTAGGAGGGATTCAGATATTCCGGCGAAACAAAAATGCAATCAGATATTCAGTGGTCATCACACTTTCCCATATCAGTACGCTGGCATCAATAAGTTTCCTATACTTATTTGATTCATATATATCAATGCATAGTCTTACTGCGATGATAATTCGATCGTCCATATGGTTAATCATAACTATTACCCTGCTAGTGAACTATAGAAATAATCACGAACAAAAGGAAAAGATATGATTGCAATAATATTTTTATTCTCATTTTTTTTAACAACCGGTGCTCATTTACCTGCGCAAGAAAAAATATCATTAACGGATGTTGAAAAAGTAAAAGACTATTTATTGTTAAATGAAAGTCAATACAACTCAATAATAAAAATTGTAAAAGAAATTGAACTGATATTGGCGGAAGACAATAAAATAATTAGTGAACTAAAGGAAAGAGTAAAGAATGATGATGAACCAGGCTTTTTTGAAAAGATAAAGGTAAAAAACGGGAGAGATGAAAGAAGATCTAGAATAAAGGATTTAATAAGGGTAGCTGAGGGTCAATTGAGCAGAGACCAAAAGGAAAAATTCAAAAGAATAAATAAACCCGAATTGAGAAGTCTCCGCAAAGAAGAGATCTTTGGTTCGGAGAAATGATGATTCAGCAAAGCGGTGAGATGATAAACAATAAAATTAGATATTTAATATTGATTGCAGGATTGATAATAATTACAGAAGAATCACACAGTCAATCAATAGAAGAGAGTATAAAGGTAAGTAAAGAAGGATTTTACCCTGTTCCGGTTTTATTTTATTTACCATCAACGGGGTATGCATTCGGAGCAGCATTTATATATTACAATACACCTGATTCAGCAAATCCCGATCGATTCCCGGACATAATTGGAGGATACGGGACATATTCAACTAAAGGACAAATTCAAGGGAGTTTAAGAGTAAACCGATTTTACGATGGTAATAAATATCGATTTGATTTTGAGGCATCATACTATCATACACCCGATATATTCTGGGGGATTGGTCCTGATCCAAGTACAAAAGTGAGCGAGAAAGTAACATATAATCAGACCAGACTAAAGCTAGATTTTCTTGGCTCTATTAAGGAAGACATATATGTTGGTCCATACTACTGGTTTGAAAAATTCACACTTTCAGAATATGATCCGAGAGGAGTAATAGCCGCAGGAAATCTGACAGGTTCATTAGGAATAACCACATCAGGATTAGGAATAGAAATAATACTTGATAAGCGCGATAGTTTATTTTTCCCAACGAAAGGGATATTTGCCGACATGAAAGGACTCTATTTCAACAAATTAATCGGGAGTGATGTAAATTTTTTACGATTTGATGTTGACATCCGATACTATATGGAAGTAGCAAAAGGAGAAGTAATAGCTTTAAATACGTTATTAAACAGCACAGCAGGCGAAGTGCCAATACAAATGTTACCGAAGTTAGGGAGCCATCAAATGATGCGCGGTTATCCAATGGGTAAATACCTTGATAAAAATTTATGGGCATTTCAGGCAGAATACAGAAGAGCATTATTCTGGAGAATAGGATTATCTCTATTTGCGGGTGTCGGACAAGTATTTCCAAAATATTCCGAATTCAGCATAAGTGATTTAAAGATTGCAGGAGGAGCCGGGCTAAGATATATGCTAGATAAAGACCAGCATTTAAATGTAAGGTTAGATATCGCTCAATCTCGTGAGGGGACATATGTTTATTTTACTATTCAAGAGGCTTTTTAGTTTAATAATGAAAAAATATTCGAAGAACAAACAATTAAAAGAAATGATACAGAAGAGTAAAAAAGCAAAATACGAAGTTGGAATAATTGCGGCAGGTGAAGGAGCAAGATTAAAGTCAGAAGGGATTAAAACTTCAAAGCCTATGGTGCCGATACTAGGTAAACCATTAATTAAAATAATAATAGATGCGGCAAGAAATAGTGGAGCTAACAAAATAAACTGTATAATCAATGAACAATCGAAAGATCTTGAATCATACATTAGAAATTATGATAAGGCGAACGACATAAATATATTAGTAAAGACCACAGAAAGTTCATTTCACAGTTTGAAAGAAATATCACAATACCTCTCCCCTCCTTTTCTGATAGCGACAGCAGATTCAATTTTCAAGGCGGATGAATTCAAACATTTTATAGAATTCGGATTGAATGAATCAGGGGCAGATGTGATAGTTGCGGCGACAGATTTTAAAGACGACGAAAGCCCTCTATACATAAATATTGATGAAGAAGGAAGAGTA
This portion of the Melioribacteraceae bacterium genome encodes:
- a CDS encoding ABC transporter permease; the encoded protein is MFNRIYAIAKKESRQLRRDTRMLFIVFFFPVVLLAIFGYAINFDVKHIQIAVYDQDRSDYSRDFISGLISSEYFDLIVNIESDDKIKELLNKKIVQAVVVIPADLSEKILTKREAKIQFLVDGVDGNSANVIQNYVNAATYSYSLELTKEYLAVTGKRMYVPIDLQPRFWFNPDLQSTRFLIPGLMGMILIITAVISISLSIVREKERGTIEQINVSPLSSLEFIVGKTIPYVAISLINASIVLSAGYILFGIAIKGSILLLLLGTFTFLFAALSLGIFISTIADSQQVAFQAANVTSLLPSLILSGFIFPIESMPAAIQLLTNITPAKFYIVILRAILLRGAGISAFWDQLIYLGIFGTVFIVLATLADKKSKNK
- a CDS encoding BamA/TamA family outer membrane protein, whose product is MMIQQSGEMINNKIRYLILIAGLIIITEESHSQSIEESIKVSKEGFYPVPVLFYLPSTGYAFGAAFIYYNTPDSANPDRFPDIIGGYGTYSTKGQIQGSLRVNRFYDGNKYRFDFEASYYHTPDIFWGIGPDPSTKVSEKVTYNQTRLKLDFLGSIKEDIYVGPYYWFEKFTLSEYDPRGVIAAGNLTGSLGITTSGLGIEIILDKRDSLFFPTKGIFADMKGLYFNKLIGSDVNFLRFDVDIRYYMEVAKGEVIALNTLLNSTAGEVPIQMLPKLGSHQMMRGYPMGKYLDKNLWAFQAEYRRALFWRIGLSLFAGVGQVFPKYSEFSISDLKIAGGAGLRYMLDKDQHLNVRLDIAQSREGTYVYFTIQEAF
- a CDS encoding class I SAM-dependent methyltransferase, producing MMKEIKFDKNQAAKYEGYAEKAVFGYNQLYQMTLGLLMDERSINAKVLVVGSGTGKEIITFGNYMPFIEMTGIDPSEEMIKISRKKIEEKGLVNKINLYKGTVEDLPPDERYNIATVIFVLRFVEGEGEKMELLKRINERLKPGGRIVIIDQFEQSQSQQFNLLRNGWNNFLLMNGVSVNAAGMIIEKALAKRSLITENKFKKLLAETGYHNIVRFYSAFLHTGFIAEKI
- a CDS encoding DUF3943 domain-containing protein translates to MIKKEKALIVAILIVMQLAGLIRIEAQTWSIETLPAGLSKYTLEEIEDTLQGIKQNEKNYWLPGAEVVGLNLGIWAFNRYITTEGWSAISWESIKNNFKNGFEWDADGYLMNQFWHPYHGANYYSIARANGLEFWESAPYAFGGSLMWEYFMEIEPPSYNDIVNTPVTGILLGEISFRVSELIVDESTTGFERFIREFSATLINPMNGIHRLLRGDMWKDGLGSEKSQYNLTISSGIHNVFLSKNINNSKTYMTIRGDLEYGNQLDIRNHKKPFDYFKVHSEVNFIKGDNIVGIFASGVLTDNKLDLFDGTRNIIGIYKEVDIHINTVYKLSATSVTGQIINTVPLTGGIMMQNYLGISAILMGGTNSQYAKEYGKDYNLGPGASGKIGIKISFKDNADIYANYKRYWIHTLSGADSEEFVGLLNAGTSYRIFSKTSLGLDFLLYERYGEYDNFPDTRDSNSAIRFYIKQSI
- a CDS encoding NDP-sugar synthase, whose amino-acid sequence is MKKYSKNKQLKEMIQKSKKAKYEVGIIAAGEGARLKSEGIKTSKPMVPILGKPLIKIIIDAARNSGANKINCIINEQSKDLESYIRNYDKANDINILVKTTESSFHSLKEISQYLSPPFLIATADSIFKADEFKHFIEFGLNESGADVIVAATDFKDDESPLYINIDEEGRVTGFDDAANNFSYVTGGMYLFRKKINKEIEDAMRSNIKRLRNFLRFLVKKEFYFQIFPFSRIIDVDHRSDITKAEEYLGMEQGQDT
- a CDS encoding ABC transporter permease produces the protein MKTIIQFIIKELLQVKRDKKMLVVIFMAPILQLIFLGYAANMDVNVVHTTIYDLDRTATSRDFIQRFEQSGYFMIDHYVESYDEVTELLENGKTLVVIVIPKDFEKKISRRETAPLQTIFEGSDGNKASIALGYIQGIATKYSQHIASEAKDKYGMKVSLNGSISPEVRVWYNPEMKTRNYMVPGILGLILMISTISLMSMAIVREREIGTLEQLIVTPLKPSQLLLGKLIPFTLIGFVVLIIVMVIMTQWFGIVVRGSKIYLLFTALLFVLSNLGIGLFISTVSKTQQQAMMASVFALMMPMIYLSGFAFPIENMPSVVQYITYLIPLRYFITILRGIVLKGIGFSSLWLETVILFGMGIVLLIFSSLRFSKRIE